GCCCCACCAGTCCCAGGTCGAGCTCGCGCCCGGTGAGGTCGTACACCTGCTTGCCGAGCGACGTCACCTGCGCGGCGGTCGCCGCCATGCCACAGAAGACGCTGACGAGCAGCGCCACCACCGTGCGGTCCGGGGCTGCCGCCGGCGCCGCGCCCCGGCCGTCGTCCTCGATCCCGGCTCGCGTCACGGCCGGTGCACGCTACTGCTCGAAGCCCCTCGCCCCCGCGGTCGATTCTCGCGAGGCGATCCCCGAGACGCCGTCCGGGGCGCCGGCTGCCTGCACATCCGCCCCTGTGGGGCCTACCCGCGCCTCCCGGTCGGAAACGCTCGGTGGGAGGGGTGCACCGGCACTGGCAGCGGCAGACCGATTACCACTCGTCCCGGAACGATCCGTCGGGGGGGACGGCCGCGCAGTCGTTGTCGGCGAAGCGCAGCTGGTCGATGCCGCCCGTCGTGCGGATCCAGTAGCAGCGCCCGGACCCGCTCTTGGCACCGACGAGAACCGTGTCGTTCGGCACCTCGACGTAGGGGAGGAGCTCCACGTACACGACGTTGCCCTTCGGGTTGAGCGCCGACAGGACCGTGGTGAACGAGAGTGAGGAGTCGACCGCCGACAATCGTGCGCCGTCATCGGTGAACTGCTCACCATCGGCGTAGACGATGAGCTCCGTCACGTGGGCGTTGCGCACGTTCGACTGGGCGGCCCGGTCGCTCGCCCGCTCCCTGGCCCCCAGGAACGTCGGGACGGCGATGGCGAGCAGGATGCCGATGATCATCACGACCACCATCAGCTCGATGAGGGTGAACCCCTCCTCCTGCCCGACGCTCGCGTGCTGGCGGACCTTCATGGATGACGATCGGCACGAGAGCCCCCGACCTTGATCTTCCAACGGGGCATTGCCAGGTTTGGTTGACTTGAACGACGTGGCCGACGAACGCCGCACCGGCGAGATCGTCGCCGCCGAGGAGGCGGCGATGCTGGCACGGGTCGCGGGCGGGGACCGGGGCGAGCCGTTGGAGGAGCTGTTCCGTCGCTACGCCGGGCGCCTCTACACCCTCGGTCTGGCCCTCCTGGGCGACAACGGACTGGCCGAGGAGCTGGTGCAGGAGAGCTTCGTCCGTGTGTGGCGCCAGGCGGCGCGATTCGACCCGGCGCGCGGCTCGGTGGGCACGTTCGTGTTCGCCCTCGCCCGGCGGATCGCCGTGGACCTCTGGCGCCGCCCCTCCTCCCGCCCCCTGATCGCCGGCCTGGCGGTCGACCGGGCGCCGGCGCGGTCAGCCGACCCGGCGCCGGAGGTCGTCGACGGCGTGGTGGTGCGCCGGGCGCTCGACGCCCTGTCGCCCGCCCACCGGGAGGTCATCGAGCTCTCCTACGGCGGAGGGCTCACGCAGGCCGAGATCGCCCGCAGGGTCGGCGTGCCCCTCGGCACCGTGAAGACCCGCACCTATCACGCCCTGCGGGCGCTCAAGCAGCAGCTGGAGTCCCAAGGTGTCGATGCCTGACCACGCCATCCCCCACCCCGACGTCGCCGGCTACGTGCTCGGCGCCCTCGAGCCGATCGAGGCGGAGCAGTTCTCCGCCCACCTGCGAGGCTGCGACCACTGCCGGAGCGAGGTGGCCGAGCTGGCATCGCTGCGCACGGTCCTCGACCGGGCCATGCCCGCTCCGGTCCTGCCGCCGAACCTGGCGGAGCGGACCTTCGCCGCCATCGAGCAAGCGGCGAGGGACAGCGCGGCGCGGCGGACGGGACCAGCGCCGGCTGCGCCGCTCCGGCAAGGCCGCCGGACCCGTCGGGTGGGGCCGATCGCAGCGGCGTTGGCCGGCGTCGCCGCCCTGGTGACCGGACTGGTCCTCATGACCGACTCGTCGCCACCCACGCGCCAGGTCGTCCTCCTGGCGGCCGACGGTGGGGCGGCCCGGGGGGTCGTCCACCTGCACCGGGAGGACGCCGGCGTGGTGATCGAGCTGGCCGTGCGAGGGCTCCCCGTCCCGCCCGAGGGCTCCTTCTACGAGTGTTGGTACGTGGCCGGCGACGACACGCCGGACCACCCCGCCCGGGTGACGGCCGGAACGTTCACGGTCGCCCCTGCAGGCACCACCGAGGTGCAAATGACCACGGCCGCCGGCCATGAGCTATTCCCGGGCATCGAGGTCACCTTGGAGCCCGGCGACGGCGATCCGCGCCGGACCGGGCCGGCCGTCCTGCGCTCCGCCCCCACGACGCACGACTGACGCCTGGTCGGTTGAACCGAACCGGGTGCTCAACCCGTATCGGGACACATGCCGCCACGCCTCCGTCCCCGCCGCCCTGCGTCCGTCCTCGCCCTCGCCCTCGTGGCGGCCGTCCTGGCGCTCACGCACCTCGGCGCCGCTTCGGCGGCCACTGTCGGCGTGACCGTGGCCGACAACACGTTCACACCCGGCTCCGTCACTGTCACCGCCGGCGACACCGTCGTGTGGACCGACAGCGGGGCGAGGCCCCATACGGTCACCGCCGACGACGGCTCGTTCGACTCCGGGACCCTGTCGACCGGTGCCACGTTCAGCCGGACGTTCGACACGCCCGGCACCATCCCCTACTTCTGCAAGATCCACGGCGCCGCAGGCGGCATCGGCATGTCGGGCACCATCGTCGTCCTGGCCGCACAGGTCACGACGACGACCGCAGCGACCACCACCAGCTCGACGCCGGCGACCACGACCACGGCCGCGCCTCCCACCACCTCGGCCGGCAGCCCCGCAGGCACCGCCGCCAACGGCACGACGACGACCACGACCCGCCCGACGGCTGTGCTGTCCGCGACAGAGGAGCGCCCACCTGCCGCCGCCCAGCCGGCGAGGCTGGCCCGGACCGGAACGCCCACCGGAGCCGTGGCGGCGATCGGCTTGGCCCTCGTCCTCAGCGGCGCCGTCGTCCTGCGCGTACTGCACCGGGGAGCCGGCACCGGCGGACCGCTCCGACGCTGACCCCGGGCCTCTCGCCCGGCATCCCGTTCGGACGGGCGGCAGGGCCGTGAGGGCAGGCGTGATCCCCCAAATGCCCGAATTGTTCTGGCGTTGGGCAAGAGTTGATCAACCCGGCTCCGGTCGGCGACGACAGGTTGGCCATGACCAAGTACGTCGCTACCGTCGGTTTCTTCCTCGCCGCCTGCTTCGCCTTCGTCCCAGCCGCAGAGGCCGCCGACTGTGGACTGCTCGCCCTGCTCTCCCCGTGCACACCGGTGACGCAGCCTGCACCGGCCCCCCTGCCGCTGCCCCTGCTCGACACCACGCCGACGACCGTGCCCGTACCCGATCCCGCCCCCGCCGCCGTCCCAGTGGCGGCGCCGGTCGCCGTACCGGTTGCCCAGAAGATGGCGCTGCCCGACGCCGCCGACCGCCTCCTCCAGCTGGTCAACGGAGAGCGCGGGCGCGCCGGCATGCCGGCCCTGTCCTCGAGCACGACGATCGCCGCCATCGCCACCGGCCAGAGCATGGCCATGGCGGAGCGCGGCGACATCTGGCACAACACCGCCTACTTCACCACCGCCACCCACCGCCTGCTGAACGCCAAGGCTCTCGGCGAGAACGTGGCGATGAACGGGTCGCTCGACGATGCCCACAGCCGGCTCATGGCGAGCCCCGGGCACCGGGCCAACATCCTGAACGCTGGCTTCGACACCGTGGGCATCGCCGTGGTGCGGGACGCCAGCGGGATGCTCTACATCACCCAGGACTTCGCGGACACGAACGGCCAACCGGCGGCGGCCGCCGCACCGGCCGCGGCCAAGGCACCGGCCGCCCGGCCCGCCACGGGCCCGGCGGCGACCCGGAGCGCGCCAGCCGCCACGGCCGGCACCGCCGCCGGCGGGACCGGGCCCGCGGCACCGTCGTTCGTGGCCGCCGCCGCTCCGGGCAGCGCGCTGGCGGCGGGGGTCGACGCAGCGGCGGGCGACAGCTCGGCGCCGCCCGCCCGCTACCTCTCGATCGGGCTGTTCGCCCTCGCCCTCCTCGCAGGCGTCGCCACCGCCGGGACGCAACTCGGGACCTCCGCCCTGGCCCGACGATGATCCCGGTCCGCAGCGCCCGCGTCACCAGCACGGACGCCGAGCTGGTGGCGGCGGCGGCCGACGGTCAGCAGTCCGCCTTCGCCGAGCTCTATCGGCGGCACAGGGACAAGGCGGGGCGGGCGGCGCAGGTGGTGGCGAGCAACACCGAGGACAGCGCCGACGCCGTGTCCGACGCCTTTGCCGCCGTCTTCCGCATCGTCCGGGCCGGCCGGTTCCCCGCCGGCGCCGACTTCGGCGCCTACCTCCTCACCGCCACCCGTCGCAACGCGATCGATCAGGTGCGCCGGGCCGCCCGCACCACGCTCCACCCCCACCTCGACCGGGGCGAGTCGGCCGACATGCGCCCGTCCGGGCGCGTGGTGGCCGTCGAGAGCGCGGCGATGATGGCCCAGGCCTTCGGCGGGCTCAGCGCGAACCTCCGCACGGTGCTGTACTTCACCGAGGTCCTCGAGATGCCGCTGCGTGAGGTCGCCGCCGTGCTCGGCATCACTCCGAACGCCTGCGCCCAGCGGGCCGTGCGGGCGCGTGCCCGGCTCCGCCAGCGCTACCTGCAGGCGCACGTCGCGCCCTCGGCCGACCGGGCCTGCCGGGCCACCGTGGCCAATCTGGGCGCCTACGTGGGCGGGGGGCTGGCGGATGGAGCCCGGGAAAAGGCCGACGCCCACCTGGCTGCCTGCGAGACATGCCGCCACCGGGTGGTCGAGCTGCGCCACATCGGATCGGTGCTCCGGAAAGCCGTGCCCCGCGAGGTGGACGGCACCGCCGGAGCTCCGGCTACCAGGTGACACCTCCCGCCCGGGTGCGCCGGCGGGACGACACGGGCACGAGGGCAGCGAGCGAGGGCCCCGGCTGGCGGAGCGGCACAACGCCCCCGCCGCAGGAGCGGGCGGGGGCGTTGCCAGAGCTCTTCGCCCGGCCGCCGGAGCGGGCGGGGCAACCGGCCGGGGCCTGAGGGGCCCCGGCAAGGCACTAGGCCAGCGTCACGGGGCCGTCGTCGCGCCGGCGACGCGTGGTGACCACCAGCATGGTGCCGGCCAGCACCAGGGCGACTGCGCCGATCGCCATCGGGACGACGTCGGACCCGGTGCGGGGAAGCGTGTCCGCAGCCACCGCCGGAGCGGGGGGCGCCTCGACGACGACGCCCTGGACGGCGGGCGGCGAGCCGGCCTGCGCGGACGCAACGCCAGGAAGGAGCGCCAGGGCCGCCAGGGCCAGAATCGCAACGGCCAATGTGAAACGACGTGTCATCGAAGACCCCCACCACGAACGGGAACGGACTTCATTCTGACGCATAGCGTGGCGCTTGTCGAGCGCGCGCCCAAAGAAACCACTCTCCGCGCACTGAATGCCCGGTTACCGGCCCCGGCGGAGCCGGTTCAGCAGGCCCCCCAGCGGTCGATCGGCGCCCACCCGGAAGGTCCGGGGGCGGTCCATGGTGACGGTGGCGCTGGCCGACCCCGGCGCCGACGCGGTCGTTCCCGGGACCGTATCGACGGCCTCGTCCACCCTGACCCTCCATCCCGGCGCCAGCGAGACGGACAGCGTGGCCTGGTCGGGGGTCACGGTCGGCTGGCGCAGGACGTCGGCGCTGTAGTCGCCGCTGCGGATCCTGCCGCGCATCTGCAGGGTGACGGTGCGGGTGGACATCGACTGCACCGACACCAGCGCCGAGTAGACGCGGCGACCGAGCTCGTTCTGGCGCGACACCTGGAGCACCTGCCCGTCGTCGACCGTCATCGTGCGCAGCTCGAGCGGGCTGTACACCGACAGCAGGAGCAGGTTCTCGCCGAACGCGGTCTGCGGCTGGCCGGGCGCGGCGAAACCGCCGAAGCCGATGACGGAGCGGGGCAGGCCATCAGTCGGCGCGTCGTTGCGCAGCTGCACCTCCAGCGTGGCCGACACGTCGCCCGTCGCCGGGTCGAACTCGGCGTCGTAGCTGTAGGCGCGGTGGAGGAACCAGTCGATCTTGTTCCCGTCGAAGTTCTGCGTGACGACACCGACGAAGTCACCACGCACCGGAGGCATCACCCCCGCCGCCCCGATGCGCTCGAAGAAGCGCTGCTCGGCCGGATGCGTGCTGGCCAACTGCAGGTGGCGGCCGGCCACCGCCGGAGCCAGGGCGTCGGCGACCTTTCGCGGCGACGGCAGCGTCGTCGACGTGAGCCGCAGGAACACCGTGCGCGAGGCCACGTCGAGGAAGTCCACCCGCTCGGCTTCCGCCGACTCGCCGAACCGGACGTACTGGTCGTGCAGCAGCAACCTGGGGGCGTTCTCGGCGGTGAGCTGCTCCCCGCCGCCCTCCACCGACACCGGTCCGGTGAGGCGCAAGAGGGCGGCGAAGGCGAAGGGATCCAGGCTGATGACCCCGTCGACGGGAGCCCCGCCGGACTGCGGGTACAGCTCGGCGATCACCTGGGCAACTGACGGGAAGTCGGGCGACATCGTCACCGTCTGCCAGTAGAGGTTGGGCTTGAAGGGGGCGTAGCGGCGGACGTAGTCGGCCGGTCCGGAGATGCGCCGGGCCGAGGGTGTGCCACTGGTGTTCAGCTCCTGCGTACGCCCGAAACGGCCGAGGGCGAGGTGTCCGTCCTCGGCCACCAGCTCACCCCAGTTGCCGATGAGACCGCCGCTGGCGCGCGCTTCGGCAGGGTTCTGGACGGCGATGAAGTACCGGCGCGGCCCGTCGCCGCCGAGCAGCGCTGGCGCGTTCCGCAGCGCCAGCACGGCCGTCCCGGTGCGGTCCGACGCCGACCGGACCCGCTCCGTCAACTCGTCGACCCGGTCGGCGACCGGCGTCACCAGCCACGGCGACCGTGCCTCCCCCAAGCTGCGGCGGCTGCGCACCAGGCTGGCCATCGCCGCCTCCAGCGGGGCGCGCACACGCTCCAGGGCGCGGAGGTCGAAGCCCCCGTTGGAGAGCCGCAGGCTGTCGGGGTCGGCCTCACGGGCGGCCCGCGCGCCGGCCCCGGCCAGGTCGGCTCCTGCTCCCGCCAAGGTGCGCAGCGCTCGTGCGTGCTGGCCCACGAAGGGCACGGCCAGTGCGGGGCGGGTCCACCATGCCCCGATCGAGCGATCCGCCTTCTCGAAGGCCGAGGCGGCGCGACCGAAGCGGTCGGCAGCGACGGCCCGGTCGGCCTGCTCCGCGGCGCGAAGGCCGTCGCGCGCCGCGTGCACGCCCTCGTCGACCGACGAGCGGGCGCCCAGGGCGCCGGCCAGCCCGAGACCGGCGGCGACGGCCGACAGCACGATCGAAGCAGCCGTCGCCCGCGCCACGATCCGGCGCGTCGCGGCCGAGGACCGGGCCAGGCCCGTGAGGAGCACGGGCGCGAGCACGCCGGCCGCAACCAGTGCCGACGTCCCGGTCGGCGCTGGCCACTCGAGCCGCAACGCCGCCTGGGCCAGACCGGCGGCCGACAGCGCGGGCAGGACGGGCGCCGCCCGACCTGCGGCCAGCACGGCGGCCGACAGCCCCAGCGCGGCGCCACCGGCCACGGCGGCGGGCGACGACCCACCGCTGCTCACCACGGCCACGACGCCCCCGACGACGCACGCCGCAGGCCCCGCCCGGAGTCCGGCACCGACCATCGCCGCGCCCAGCAGGCCGGCCAGCACCACGTCGGACACCACGGACCCCGTCGGCCCGACCCCGGAGACCGCCGCCCCCACCGCCGACGCGGCGGCCACAGCGGCGACGAAGGTCGACGTGGGCACGAGCGCGCCCGGCGATGCGCCCCGCACGATTGCCGCTCCCAGTGCGAAGCCGGCGGCGATGGCGAGAACTGCGAGCAGCGGGCGACCTCCTGGCGCGGCCGGCCCGCAGGCCGGAGCGCTCGATCCTACGTTCGTCGCTCCGCCCGCACCCCCGCCTGCTCTTCCGCTCCTATGCTCGATCGATGCGCGTGGTCGTCACCGGCGGGGCCGGGTTCATCGGAGCCAACCTGTGCCGAGTGCTGGGCGACGTTCCCGGCGTCTCGGAGGTCGTCGTGATCGACGATCTCTCCACCGGCTTCGCGTCGAACCTCGACGGCCTCGCCCACGTCGAGCTGGTGCAGGGCACCATCCTCGACGCCGACGTGCTGGACAAGGCGTTCGTCGGCGCCGAGGCCGTCGTGCACCTGGCGGCCCGGTCCTCGGTCCCCCGGTCGCTCGACGACCCGGTCGCGACCCACGCGGCCAACGCCACCGGCACGCTAGAGGTCCTCGAGGCGGCGCGGCGGGCCGGCGCTCCCTACGTCGTGCTGGCGTCCTCCTCGTCCGTGTACGGCGCCAACCCGGCCCAGCCGAAGTCGGAAGACCTCACCCCCATGCCCATGAGCCCCTACGCCGTGAGCAAGCTGGCGGGCGAGTCCTATGCGCTGGCCCACGCCACCTGCTTCGACCTGCCCGTCCTGGCCCTGCGGTTCTTCAACGTGTTCGGCCCCCTCCAGGCACCCCACCACACGTACGCGGCGGTGGTTCCGGCCTTCATCGACGCCGCCCTGGCCCGACGGCCCCTCCCCGTGTACGGCGACGGCCTCCAGACGCGCGACTTCACCTACGTGGACAGCGTGGCCGGCGTGCTGGTCGACGCCGTGACCCGGCGGGTCGTGAGCCCCCGTCCGGTCAACCTCGCCTTCGGCACGCGCGTCACCCTGCTGGAGCTGATCGCCGAGCTCGAGGCCATCCTGGGCCACCGGCTCGACGCCCATCACCTCCCGCCCCGCGCCGGCGACGTCCGGGCCTCGCAGGCCGATCAGACCCGCCTCCACGCCCTGTTCCCCGAGGCCCGCCGCGTCGACCTGGCCACCGGTCTGCGGGCGACGCTCGAGTGGTTCCGCTCGACCGGGTCCGGTGCTGGCTCCGGCACCTGACCGGGACCGCAACGCGCGACTAGCCGGAACGGGCACGGGCGGGCACCCCGACGACCACGAGCCTCTCGCCGACGTCGCGCGTCACGACCGCGCCGGCGCCCACGAACGTTCCCCGGCCCACGCCGAGGTTCTGGAGGATGACCGCATTGCTGCCCACGGTGACGTCCTCGTCGAGGCGGACGGTGCCGGCCACGTTGGCGCCGGGGTACACGGTGACGAAGTCCGACAGCACGGCGTCGTGGCCCACCGTGGCGTTGTACTGGACGTGCACGTGGGCGCCCAGCCGCACGCTGCTCGACACGTGCGCCCCGGCCATCACCACGCACCCGGGACCCACCGTCGTGTCGGGCCCGATCACGGCACGGGGGTGAACGACAGTGGCAACCTCGAGGCCCTGGGCGACCAGGAGACCGGCCAGGCGCCGGCGGGCCGCCGGGTCGGCGATGCCGATCACGAAGGCGGCGCCGGCCGGCGCCTCGGACGGCGCCAGCACGGGCAGGCCGCGCACGGTGGACCCCGCGAGCCGGTCGTCGAGGAATCCGGCCGCTCCGGCGCCCGACGCCAGGGCCACGTCGAGCGTCTCCCGGCCCGCTCCACCCGCACCCACCACGTACAGCGCCACGCCCGACATCCTGCCGGGCGCCGGTATCGTCCGGGCGCATGGTCGATCGACGCGGCGGCCGCCCCGGCCGGCGGCCTCGTCGCCCAACGAGCGGCCGGTGAACCGGCGGTGAGCGTCACGTGCAGCGTCATCGTGCCGACCCACGACCGGCCCGCCATGCTGGCGGACGCAGTCCTGTCGGTGCTGGGCCAGCGGGTCAGCACCGTCGAGTGCATCGTGGTCGACGACGGGAGCCGGCCGCCGGTCGATCTCGCCGGCGATCGGCGGCTCGTCGTCCTCCGCCGACCCGATGCGGGCGGGCCGGCGGCGGCGCGCAACATGGGTCTGTCGGCGGCAACGGGCGACGTGGTCGCCTTCCTCGACGACGACGACGTGCTCGTGCCCGAGCGCCTCGACCTCGCCCTCGCCGGGCTCGAGCGGGCGCCGGTGGCGATCTGCGCCGACGCGCCGCTCGACGACCCGGGGGCGTCGGGCAGTGGCCGGCGGCTCGAGGGGCGGGTGCACGACGTGATCCTGGACGCCACGACGCCCCAGCTCGGCGCCACGGCCGTCCGGCGCAGCGACGTCGTGGCCTTCGACGAGGCGTACCTGGGGTGCGAGGACGTCGACTGGTGGCTGCGGATGAGCGAGCGCGCCGCCGTCACCACCGTGGCCAGGGTCGGGCTCCTCGTCCGCCGCCACGGCGGCGACCGGGGCCTGGCAGGCACGCGCGCCCGCATCGACGGCAGCCTGCGGCTGCTCGACCAGCACGGCGCCTACTTCGCCACCCATCCGCGGGCACTTGCCTTCCGGTGGCGGCGGATCGGCATCATGGCCGCCTCCGTCGGCGATCACGCCGAGGCACGGCGGGCCCAGGTCCGATCACTGCGAGCTCGTCCCAGCGTCCGCTCGGCGGTTCACCTCGCCCGCACCCTTCGAGCGTGACGGAGAACGCCGGTCCGGCGGCACCGGCTCTCGGGCGCCGCCTCGATGCGGCCGGCATCGGACTGGTCGTGGCGTCGGTCGCCTGGACGGCATGGACGGCCCGCGCGTCGATCGCCGACGCCGCGCCGGTCGCCGCCCTCCAGACCGGCTGCGCCGCGGCCTACGCGACCGCCCGGTGGGTGTCCGTGCGGGCGCGGGCGGCGGTGCCGCTGGCCGCGCTGGCCCTCGGCGGCGGCGTCCTCGTCCTCGGGACCGTGCTCCCCCGCCTGGGTCGTACCGGGTACGAGAACGCCGATGCATCGCTGTGCGTGCAGCTGGCCATCGCCGGCGCCATGGCGGCGCGTGCGCTGCACCCGGGACGACCGGCGTGGGCGGCCGGCGGGGTGGCCGCCGTGTTCGCCCTGGCCACCGGCCTCAGCGGCTCGGTCGCCGCCATCGTCGCCCTCGCCCTGGTGGCCCTGCTGCGCACCGCCGGTGCGGCACGCATGCCGGCATTGGCCGTCGGCCTCGGCGCCATCGCGGTGGTCGCCGTCGTGGCCGGAACCGCCTTCGTCGCCGTGGCCCGTGTCTCGGGTGTCGCGCCGGGCGTCGTGGCCGACGTCGGGCACGCCGCCGACGCCCGGCGGGTGGCGCTGTGGGCCGACGCCGCCTCCATCGCCCATGCCCACCCGTGGGCGGGCGCGGGCCCGGGGCGGTTCGAGCGGCTGAGCCCCACCGCGCGACAGGACCGCGACGCCCGGTGGGCCCACAGCGACTTCCTCCAGCAGGCGGCCGAGGGCGGCGCCGTGGCCATGGCCCTGCTGCTCGCAGCCTTCGGTTGGGGGTTCGCCCGGGTGTGGGCGGCGGCGGTCGACGACCCCGCCGCCGTGCTCGGCGCCATGGCCCTGACCGCCCTCGGCATGCACGGGGCCGTCGACTACGTCCTGCGGTTCCCGCTGTTGACCATGACCGCCGTCGCCCTGGTCGGCGCCGCTACGGCTCCCCGTCCGGCTCGGGCAGCGGGAATCCCTGGTTGACGCCGCCGGGCCCCGTGATGCCCTCCCGTCGCACCAGGTTGAGGATGGTGCGGAACAGGATGCGCACGTCGAGGGCCAGGGTCCGGTTGTCGATGTACCAGATGTCGAGCTCGATGCGCTCGGGCCACGTGATGCTGTTGCGGCCCTTCACCTGCGCGTACCCGGTGATCCCCGGTCGCATCTCGAGGCGGCGTCGCTGATGGGCGCTGTAGTGAACCACCTGTTCGGGAAGGGTGGGCCGCGGCCCGATCAGGCTCATCTCGCCCCGGAACACGTTGAGGAGCTGCGGCAGCTCGTCAAGGCTGGTGCTCCGCAGCAGCGCACCCACCCTGGTCAGGCGGGCGGCGTCGGGCTCGTCGGGATACCGGGGAGGGCGCATGGTGCGGAACTTGGCGATGGAGAACTCCTCGCCATGCAGGCCGCTGCGCTGCTGGCGGAACAGCACGGGCCCGCCCATGGTCAGCCGGATGGCGACGGCGATGAGGGCGGCCAGCGGCGACAGCACCACGGTGGCCACCGTGGCCACGACGAGATCCACCCCCCGCCTCACGGGTGCCCCCAGGCGAGCCGGCGGCGACGGGCGACCAGCCGGTAGGTGTCGATCGAGGCCTGCGCCACGTCCCGCTGGTCGAAGGCATCCGCGGCACGTGTGGCGGCGGCCCGGCCCAGACGGGCGCGGAGGTCCGGGTCTGCCAGCAAGGTGTCGACGGCGGTGGTGAGGGCGGCCGCGTCGGCGGGCGGTACGAGCAGGACGTGCCGGTCGTGCTCGCCCACCTCGCGGCAGCCGCGGATGTCGCTCAGCACCATGGGCCTGCCACAGGCCGCCGCCTCCATGGCCGAGCGGGAGAACCCCTCCCGGTAGGACGGCAGGACGAAGACGTCGAGCGCCGAGTACACCGCCGGCATGTCGGAGCGCCCGCCCACGAAGTCGAGGCCGGCGGGCGACACGCTCTCGCCATCATCCGGGCCGACCCAGACGAAGCGGGCCTTGCCGGCGAGGGCACGGGCGGCGGACGCCAGCTCGTGCAGGCCCTTCTCGGCCACCCGGCGGCCGACGCCGCCGACCAGCAGCTCGTCCGGCCCAACGCCGAGCTCGGCCCGTACCGCGTCCCTGCCGTCCGGGTCGAACCGGAAGCGGGCGAGGTCCACGCCGTTGCCGACCACGCGTGCCCGGCGGGGCCCTACGAAGAATCGCAGGGCCCGTCGGTCGTCGGCGTTCTGGTACAGCTCGAAGTGGGCGAAGGCCGACGCCAGGGCCTCGACGCCGACGACGAGGGACCGCTTCAGTCGCCCATCGCCCTCCCGCATCCACAGGCCGTGGCAGGTGTCCACGACGACGGGGACGCCGGCCAGGCGGCCGAGGACGCGCCCGAGCACCCCGGCTTTGGGCGTGTGCGTGTGGAGGACGTCCGGCCGGAGTCTGCGGAGGGTGCGGTAGAGCTCGACGGCTGCGGCCGCGTCACTGCGCACGTCCCACGCTCTGGTGAAGCGCACGGAGAGGTGGGTGACGCCGATCGCCTCCACGGCCGCCACGTACGGACCGGGGGCCGAGATCCCCACCACGTCGAGGCCGGCCTCCACGTCCACCCGGAGCTCGCACGCCAGCAGCAGCGCCAGGCTCATGTCGACGGTGGTCAGGTGGGCCACGGTGACCCGACCGCCGTCAGGCATGGGCTCCCAGCCGCTTGGCCACCGTGACGGCGGCGCCGTACGCCCGCTCGGGCAGGAGCCGCCCGCACAGCTTGGCCGTGAAGAACTCGATGGGGTCGCTGCGCCGTACCGGGATCCGGCGCAGGACGATGGGATCGCAGCCGGGAAGGTTGCGGCCCAACCGGCCGGTGGCGGCCGAGCGGAACCGGGCCCGGAGCGCCTCGTGCATCGCCGGCACGTCGATCCCCCACGTGTAGGCGAAGTGCCGGGGCCGGGCACCTTCGCCCAGATGCGCCTCGACGGCGTCGGAGCACCGGTCGAGCTCGTCGGTGGTGAGGCCGTCCGGGCGGGGATGGGTGAAGGTGTGGTTCCCCACCGTGCACAGTCCCGACGCCGCCATCTCCGAGAGCTGCGCCCACGTCAGCCCGCTCCCTGCCTGGCGGGCGGTCGAGCCCTCCCAGTGCATGGTGGCGCCGACGTGTCCTGCGGCCAGGTACAGGGTGAACGGCAGGGCCCGATCCCGCAGGAGCGGCCAGGCGTGCTCGTGGACGTCGGCGAACCCGTCGTCGAAGGTCAGCACCACGCTGGGCCGGCGGTCACCGGCGTCGAGGCGGTCGAGGGCGACATCGAGTGGCACCACGTCGTGAGCCGTGAGCGCGTCCATCTGGGCCGCGAACGCCGGCGCCGGCAGGTCCCGCTCGTCGGGAGAGCCGCCGCCGACTCGGTGGTAG
The genomic region above belongs to Acidimicrobiales bacterium and contains:
- a CDS encoding type II secretion system protein; this encodes MKVRQHASVGQEEGFTLIELMVVVMIIGILLAIAVPTFLGARERASDRAAQSNVRNAHVTELIVYADGEQFTDDGARLSAVDSSLSFTTVLSALNPKGNVVYVELLPYVEVPNDTVLVGAKSGSGRCYWIRTTGGIDQLRFADNDCAAVPPDGSFRDEW
- a CDS encoding sigma-70 family RNA polymerase sigma factor, whose amino-acid sequence is MADERRTGEIVAAEEAAMLARVAGGDRGEPLEELFRRYAGRLYTLGLALLGDNGLAEELVQESFVRVWRQAARFDPARGSVGTFVFALARRIAVDLWRRPSSRPLIAGLAVDRAPARSADPAPEVVDGVVVRRALDALSPAHREVIELSYGGGLTQAEIARRVGVPLGTVKTRTYHALRALKQQLESQGVDA
- a CDS encoding anti-sigma factor, whose product is MPDHAIPHPDVAGYVLGALEPIEAEQFSAHLRGCDHCRSEVAELASLRTVLDRAMPAPVLPPNLAERTFAAIEQAARDSAARRTGPAPAAPLRQGRRTRRVGPIAAALAGVAALVTGLVLMTDSSPPTRQVVLLAADGGAARGVVHLHREDAGVVIELAVRGLPVPPEGSFYECWYVAGDDTPDHPARVTAGTFTVAPAGTTEVQMTTAAGHELFPGIEVTLEPGDGDPRRTGPAVLRSAPTTHD
- a CDS encoding cupredoxin domain-containing protein — protein: MPPRLRPRRPASVLALALVAAVLALTHLGAASAATVGVTVADNTFTPGSVTVTAGDTVVWTDSGARPHTVTADDGSFDSGTLSTGATFSRTFDTPGTIPYFCKIHGAAGGIGMSGTIVVLAAQVTTTTAATTTSSTPATTTTAAPPTTSAGSPAGTAANGTTTTTTRPTAVLSATEERPPAAAQPARLARTGTPTGAVAAIGLALVLSGAVVLRVLHRGAGTGGPLRR
- a CDS encoding CAP domain-containing protein — translated: MTKYVATVGFFLAACFAFVPAAEAADCGLLALLSPCTPVTQPAPAPLPLPLLDTTPTTVPVPDPAPAAVPVAAPVAVPVAQKMALPDAADRLLQLVNGERGRAGMPALSSSTTIAAIATGQSMAMAERGDIWHNTAYFTTATHRLLNAKALGENVAMNGSLDDAHSRLMASPGHRANILNAGFDTVGIAVVRDASGMLYITQDFADTNGQPAAAAAPAAAKAPAARPATGPAATRSAPAATAGTAAGGTGPAAPSFVAAAAPGSALAAGVDAAAGDSSAPPARYLSIGLFALALLAGVATAGTQLGTSALARR
- a CDS encoding sigma-70 family RNA polymerase sigma factor; the encoded protein is MIPVRSARVTSTDAELVAAAADGQQSAFAELYRRHRDKAGRAAQVVASNTEDSADAVSDAFAAVFRIVRAGRFPAGADFGAYLLTATRRNAIDQVRRAARTTLHPHLDRGESADMRPSGRVVAVESAAMMAQAFGGLSANLRTVLYFTEVLEMPLREVAAVLGITPNACAQRAVRARARLRQRYLQAHVAPSADRACRATVANLGAYVGGGLADGAREKADAHLAACETCRHRVVELRHIGSVLRKAVPREVDGTAGAPATR
- a CDS encoding LPXTG cell wall anchor domain-containing protein is translated as MAVAILALAALALLPGVASAQAGSPPAVQGVVVEAPPAPAVAADTLPRTGSDVVPMAIGAVALVLAGTMLVVTTRRRRDDGPVTLA